The Vibrio sp. 10N DNA window ACCTGGTTTGCACCAGAATACATTATTGGTGTCGCGTATGACTCAGGCGGGGTAACGACATCGACTATCACTGTCCCTTTAGTGACGGCGCTCGGCGTCGGTCTAGCAAGTACCATTAAAGGTCGTAATCCTATGCTGGATGGCTTTGGTTTGATCGCTTTTGCCTCCTTGCTCCCTATGATGTTTGTGATGATCTACGGGATGGTGATGGTATGAGTTTTCTGTGGGAATTTTTTCACACTTTGCTAATGACCATAAGGGATGTCACACCGATTATGGTGATTATTTTCGGCTTTCAATTTGCCATCTTAAAGAAGCCCATCGCTAACCCGATGAAGGTCATGATCGGCTTTGGCTATGTGATTATCGGCTTGAGCCTGTTTTTAGTTGGGCTGGAGTTGGCGCTGTTTCCGCTTGGTGAGACGATGGCAATGCAGCTCACCGCGCCGGATTTCCTTAATCAAGTTCGTATTACGGTAGGGGATTCACTGGCTTGGGTGGATTACTACTGGGTGTTTTTGTTTGCGTTTTGTATTGGCTTTAGCACCACCATTGCAGAGCCATCGTTACTTGCAGTAGCGATAAAAGCCAACCAAGTTTCTGCGGGGGCGATTTCGGTTAACGGCCTAAGAATTGCGGTTGCGCTCGGGGTGGCGGTAGGGATTTCCTTGGGAAGTTATCGAATTGTGGTGGGTGATCCGATCCATTACTACATCATTGCTGGCTACATATTGGTGGTGATTCAAACCTACTATGCTCCTAAGTTTATTGTGCCC harbors:
- a CDS encoding DUF1538 domain-containing protein yields the protein MSFLWEFFHTLLMTIRDVTPIMVIIFGFQFAILKKPIANPMKVMIGFGYVIIGLSLFLVGLELALFPLGETMAMQLTAPDFLNQVRITVGDSLAWVDYYWVFLFAFCIGFSTTIAEPSLLAVAIKANQVSAGAISVNGLRIAVALGVAVGISLGSYRIVVGDPIHYYIIAGYILVVIQTYYAPKFIVPLAYDSGGVTTSTVTVPLVTALGLGLASTVPGRNPMIDGFGLIAFASLFPIISVMAYAQLTQFLTARSSANQGLTEEPSDKHHHTSKEKNNAL